A genomic window from Gossypium hirsutum isolate 1008001.06 chromosome D12, Gossypium_hirsutum_v2.1, whole genome shotgun sequence includes:
- the LOC107945289 gene encoding pentatricopeptide repeat-containing protein At4g32450, mitochondrial: MSSKRVSVLSFNYLTALSRVRSSRRFPRSVTHFNKFLSTAPERWDFHSPSSTSQFENSPYDTPTSLGYEQKQNGQALNPNQGFEVCPTDDNTGSSGWDNRNSYYGGLQPTGNQMGSVGQTGNFGWYHHNNEATNGNLGTNPNGIYENGSWKGAEQGFHQNHDGMHWENKRYELQNNSVYRKGNFRGCETNAQSTSNMQNQVGSYWEGPPEIRQNQLDLNLQRFPESQGSQMDLQCTNFSQYRQNPQNIYNFNSYGKVTSNFNFYGQASATSIPNEGLTEVSETSTNNATVEKLEEFCIKGNVKEAVEVLVLMKQQGVTVDLAQILQLMKACGEVKALQEAKTVHEHLIGSFSPLKVSIYNRILEMYLKCGSTNDAFDVFEKMPRRNLTSWDTMITGLARNGLGEDALDLFSQFKQAGLKPDAKMFLGVFYSCGVVGDINEGMLHFLSMSSDYGIVPSMEHYVSVVDMLGSTGHLDEALEFIENMPSEASADVWETLMNLCRIHGHLELGDRCAELVNQLDASRLNDQSKAGLIPLKDSDLKKNEKKKLACQSPLEVSSRVNEYRAGDTSHPENDRIYALLRRLKEHMKEAGYVPETRFCLHDIDQESKEEALLAHSERLALANGLLTSPARGQIRIIKNLRVCGDCHAAFKILSKIVGREIIMRDAKRFHHFNEGLCSCRDFW, from the coding sequence ATGTCCAGCAAGAGGGTTTCGGTTCTGTCCTTCAACTATCTCACCGCTTTATCTAGGGTACGTTCGTCACGACGTTTCCCTCGTTCAGTCACACATTTCAATAAGTTTCTCAGCACTGCTCCTGAAAGGTGGGATTTTCATAGCCCTAGTAGCACCTCTCAGTTTGAGAATTCTCCTTATGATACCCCAACGTCACTAGGTTATGAGCAGAAACAAAATGGACAGGCCTTAAACCCAAACCAGGGTTTTGAGGTATGCCCTACGGATGATAATACGGGGAGTTCAGGTTGGGACAACCGTAATAGCTATTATGGTGGTTTGCAGCCAACGGGAAATCAGATGGGTTCCGTGGGTCAAACTGGGAACTTCGGTTGGTATCACCATAACAATGAGGCAACTAATGGGAACTTAGGGACAAATCCGAATGGAATATATGAAAATGGTTCTTGGAAGGGCGCTGAGCAAGGGTTTCATCAGAATCATGATGGAATGCACTGGGAAAACAAAAGATATGAACTGCAGAATAACTCAGTTTACAGAAAAGGAAACTTTAGAGGATGCGAGACTAATGCTCAAAGTACTTCCAATATGCAGAATCAAGTAGGTTCATATTGGGAAGGGCCTCCAGAGATTAGACAGAATCAATTGGACCTTAATTTACAAAGGTTTCCAGAATCCCAAGGAAGCCAAATGGATTTGCAATGCACAAATTTCAGCCAGTACCGGCAGAATccacaaaatatttataattttaattcttATGGTAAAGTAACAAGTAACTTTAATTTTTATGGTCAAGCATCTGCTACTTCTATTCCCAATGAAGGCTTAACTGAGGTTTCTGAAACTAGCACTAATAATGCTACGGTAGAGAAGCTGGAGGAATTTTGCATTAAAGGAAATGTTAAAGAAGCTGTAGAAGTTTTGGTGTTGATGAAACAGCAAGGTGTTACTGTGGATTTAGCCCAAATTTTGCAGTTAATGAAGGCATGTGGGGAAGTGAAAGCTTTACAAGAAGCGAAAACTGTTCATGAACACCTCATAGGATCATTTTCACCTCTCAAAGTAAGCATCTATAACAGGATTTTAGAGATGTACTTAAAGTGTGGTTCTACAAATGATGCATTTGATGTGTTTGAAAAGATGCCAAGGCGCAATCTGACATCTTGGGATACTATGATAACAGGGCTTGCTAGGAATGGGCTAGGGGAGGATGCCCTTGATCTGTTCTCTCAGTTTAAGCAGGCAGGCTTGAAACCAGATGCCAAAATGTTCCTTGGAGTGTTTTACTCTTGTGGTGTTGTTGGTGATATTAATGAGGGAATGCTTCACTTTTTGTCTATGAGCAGTGATTATGGTATTGTCCCATCCATGGAGCATTATGTCAGTGTTGTTGACATGCTGGGGAGTACAGGGCATTTGGATGAAGCATTGGAATTCATCGAAAATATGCCATCTGAAGCCAGTGCTGATGTctgggaaactttaatgaatctCTGCAGAATTCATGGGCACTTGGAACTTGGGGATCGTTGTGCTGAGCTTGTGAATCAACTAGATGCCTCTCGCTTGAATGACCAATCTAAAGCAGGTCTCATACCTTTGAAAGATTCAGACCTTAAAAAGAATGAGAAGAAGAAATTGGCTTGTCAAAGTCCTCTTGAAGTCAGTAGCAGGGTCAACGAGTATCGTGCAGGAGATACATCACATCCTGAGAATGATAGAATCTATGCTCTGCTAAGACGTTTGAAAGAACACATGAAAGAAGCTGGTTATGTTCCCGAAACAAGATTTTGTTTGCACGATATAGATCAGGAAAGTAAGGAAGAAGCTCTTCTTGCTCATAGTGAGAGACTTGCTCTTGCTAATGGTCTCCTCACCAGTCCAGCTCGTGGACAGATTCGTATTATCAAGAACCTTCGTGTTTGTGGCGATTGTCATGCTGCATTTAAGATCCTGTCAAAGATTGTTGGCAGAGAGATCATAATGCGAGATGCTAAGAGGTTTCATCATTTCAATGAAGGGTTGTGTTCTTGTCGAGATTTTTGGTGA
- the LOC107945290 gene encoding RING-H2 finger protein ATL73, with amino-acid sequence MAQASPSPSADTPTLSIPCQETQEPTVDLNLMIIVAAMLCALVCALGLHPMLQCVLQCTHRVVTEPREWVAARRLNSGLKKKEMVALPTTTYANSGSSSSSSSSSSSGCAICLVDFSEGDKIRMLPKCNHRFHVACIDKWLLSRSSCPTCRQRLNSNCDQFVIEF; translated from the coding sequence ATGGCCCAAGCTTCACCATCTCCCTCGGCTGATACTCCCACATTAAGCATCCCCTGTCAGGAGACGCAAGAACCCACAGTAGACTTGAACCTCATGATCATCGTGGCAGCCATGTTGTGTGCCTTGGTTTGTGCCTTGGGTCTTCACCCCATGCTACAATGCGTGTTACAATGCACTCATCGTGTCGTGACCGAGCCGAGGGAATGGGTGGCCGCCCGTAGACTGAACTCGGGTCTTAAGAAGAAAGAAATGGTAGCTTTACCAACTACAACTTATGCCAATTCAggctcatcatcatcatcatcatcatcatcatcatcaggtTGTGCAATTTGCCTCGTGGATTTCTCGGAAGGTGACAAAATACGGATGCTTCCCAAATGTAACCATCGCTTCCATGTTGCTTGCATCGATAAATGGCTGCTCTCTCGCTCTTCCTGTCCTACTTGCCGGCAGAGGCTCAACTCCAATTGCGACCAATTTGTTATAGAATTTTAA